The sequence below is a genomic window from Acidilobus saccharovorans 345-15.
GCTGCCACGCTGTCCGGGTCGTCCCAGTCAACTATGTCTATTAAGGTTGGCACCCTGTCCACCGCCATGTCCATTATCTTCTCGCTCTCGGAGCTCCTGACGGGCAGCAGGTTCATGTCAGGCATGGAGGAGATTATATAGATGAGGCCCTCGGTTGTGAACTTGCCGTTGAACCTCTTTGCAAGCTTAACTAGCTTGGGCACGCTCGCTGGGTCGAGGTAAGTCCTTGAGACCACGTAGCCCAGGTGAGTAGCCTTAAGCTTCCCGTTAGTTTCCTCTACGAGGCCCCAGGCTACTAGGTCGTCAAGCGATATCCTGAGGATCTGGCTCAGCTTCTCCTCACCCCTCTGCACGTAGTAAAGGGTCTTCCTGTGCAGCTCCAGCAGCGACCCGAAGTCGTTGGCTATGCCTGAGGCCACGGCACCAAGGGCTGAGTGCCTGACCCCCCTGACACCGTAAAGCCTGCTCTCGAGCCTCTCCGGCTTAGCCTTTATGTACTCCTCCATGAGCTCCCTGACGCTCCTTGGCCTTGAGGCCACTATGATTGCCTCGCCGTAGGGGTCAAGGCCTGGCCTGCCCGCCCTGCCGGCGAACTGCTTATACTCAAAGACCTTTATGTCGCGTGGAACGCCGTAACTTTCGTCATACCTCTCCACCTCAGCAATGACCACCCTCCTGGCGGGGAGGTTAACCCCGGCCGCCAGCGTCGGCGTGGCAAATATGGCAGCTAAGGCCCCGTCCCTGAACGCGTCCTCTATTAAAGTCCTCTGCTCATTTGAAAGCCCGGCATGATGATATGAGACCCCCGACATTATGAGCTCCGCTATCTCCTCCCTGAGGAGCCTGGGACCCTCCGTCGCCAGTATCTTAGCGGCATACTCCCTGGCCTTTCCCTGGTTGAACTTGAGGAGGTTCCTTGGAAGCCTGGCGGCCATCTTGGCCAGCTGGACGGCCCTTCTCCTTGACTGGACGAAGACGAGCGTCTGGCCGCCCTGCCTGCTCTCGTCAACCACAAGGTTTATGCTGGGGTTGGCGCTCACCTCCTCCACCTTCCTCTTACTGCCATCTGAAAAGTGTATGACGCCGTCCTTGTAGACTCCCTCGCTCAGGGGCACCGGCCTCCAGTTACACTTCACCAGCTTAGCCCCTATCCAGTTGGCTATCTCGTCGACATTTGATACCGTGGCGCTCAGCGCCACGACCTGGACACCCCTTGACCTATAGAGGACCTTGGAGAGGAGGGTCTCGATTATCGGCCCCCTCTTTTCATCATCCACATAGTGTATCTCATCAACAACTAGCGAGCCCATCTTATCAATAATGGAGGGGCTGTTCCTTATGATGGAGTCCAGCTTCTCGTAGGTGGTTATTATAACGTCGTTCCTGTTTACAATAATCTCGTCGTTCACGTTTAAGTCCCCTATGCTTATGCCCACCTTAAGGTTCAGCTTCGTGAGGGCCTCCCTGAACTCCCTGTACTTCTCAGTA
It includes:
- a CDS encoding DEAD/DEAH box helicase gives rise to the protein MSAKVAERLMQILGYKELYPPQRAAIEAGVEDGRSLLVSSPTASGKTFIAMVALASAALKGAKSFYTAPLRSIATEKYREFREALTKLNLKVGISIGDLNVNDEIIVNRNDVIITTYEKLDSIIRNSPSIIDKMGSLVVDEIHYVDDEKRGPIIETLLSKVLYRSRGVQVVALSATVSNVDEIANWIGAKLVKCNWRPVPLSEGVYKDGVIHFSDGSKRKVEEVSANPSINLVVDESRQGGQTLVFVQSRRRAVQLAKMAARLPRNLLKFNQGKAREYAAKILATEGPRLLREEIAELIMSGVSYHHAGLSNEQRTLIEDAFRDGALAAIFATPTLAAGVNLPARRVVIAEVERYDESYGVPRDIKVFEYKQFAGRAGRPGLDPYGEAIIVASRPRSVRELMEEYIKAKPERLESRLYGVRGVRHSALGAVASGIANDFGSLLELHRKTLYYVQRGEEKLSQILRISLDDLVAWGLVEETNGKLKATHLGYVVSRTYLDPASVPKLVKLAKRFNGKFTTEGLIYIISSMPDMNLLPVRSSESEKIMDMAVDRVPTLIDIVDWDDPDSVAALKTTLALLDWIEEVPDDKIAETYDVGPGDVASIIDTAKWIASSLAEVAPAAGLPEEVSEKLRLLSKRIEEGVKPELLQLVEIPGVGRVRARRLYNAGFKTLESLATASPQELLRIPGIGPATVASILEFFGRKEEAASIKGRGHEGVGLDRFAA